A genomic window from Leptolyngbya sp. BL0902 includes:
- the cas2 gene encoding CRISPR-associated endonuclease Cas2: MAESKNYYLICYDIRDPKRWRKAYKLLKGYGESIQFSIFRCRLSQRDREQLRWKLEEVLAEEDSLLIAGLCQRCVQRIEACNRPEAWDVDHNLHQIF; encoded by the coding sequence ATGGCAGAAAGCAAGAATTACTACCTCATCTGCTACGACATCCGCGACCCTAAACGCTGGCGGAAAGCCTATAAGCTGCTGAAGGGTTATGGCGAGAGTATTCAGTTCTCTATCTTTCGCTGTCGCCTAAGTCAACGGGATCGAGAGCAATTGCGATGGAAGCTTGAAGAAGTCCTTGCTGAGGAGGATAGTTTATTGATTGCTGGCCTATGCCAGCGGTGCGTACAGCGTATCGAGGCTTGTAATCGGCCCGAAGCTTGGGATGTGGATCACAACCTACACCAGATCTTCTGA
- the cas7i gene encoding type I-B CRISPR-associated protein Cas7/Cst2/DevR has translation MTQHLFATIVTATAVAANNRGEGDGSTLSTLQKITRGNDQYTTISAEAIRWGLREYFQHHNESVTNRTFNPDTDKYSFKDERFSAEDYIDDDLFGYMDAKKGKDNEDATTKRRGALEISRAISLDPYWGDIAFGSKGGEKGKTSIHQTEVHCTAYQYTVALTPEHLKNPARAALALDAIAAVRHVGGNHSRFLYDFHPESIVIRVTNDPSPWIMDSFKRMGDAVGCPKLLRLVEVGDVAANELIVAGEIADTPYGEKLGELGVGVFRSVKEAITTAKALLKVEVTA, from the coding sequence ATGACTCAACATCTTTTCGCTACTATCGTCACAGCTACCGCTGTAGCCGCCAATAACCGAGGAGAAGGGGACGGTAGCACCCTTTCCACTCTGCAAAAGATTACCCGTGGTAACGATCAATACACGACTATTAGTGCTGAAGCTATTCGTTGGGGCTTACGCGAATATTTTCAACATCACAACGAGTCGGTAACGAATCGCACCTTTAACCCAGATACAGATAAGTACAGCTTCAAAGATGAACGTTTTAGTGCCGAAGACTACATTGATGATGATTTGTTTGGCTATATGGACGCCAAAAAGGGCAAAGATAATGAGGATGCTACCACCAAACGGCGAGGTGCTTTAGAAATTAGTCGGGCTATTAGTCTCGATCCTTACTGGGGAGACATTGCCTTTGGGTCTAAAGGCGGTGAGAAAGGTAAAACCTCTATTCACCAAACCGAGGTTCACTGTACGGCTTATCAGTACACCGTGGCCCTTACCCCAGAGCACTTGAAGAATCCTGCCCGTGCTGCCTTAGCCTTGGATGCAATTGCGGCGGTGCGTCATGTTGGTGGTAATCACTCACGATTCCTATACGACTTTCACCCAGAATCTATTGTTATTCGTGTCACCAATGATCCAAGTCCCTGGATTATGGATAGCTTCAAACGCATGGGTGATGCAGTAGGTTGCCCTAAACTTCTTAGGTTGGTTGAAGTCGGTGATGTGGCTGCTAATGAATTGATTGTCGCTGGTGAAATTGCTGATACACCCTATGGAGAGAAGTTAGGGGAATTGGGCGTTGGGGTTTTCCGTAGCGTTAAAGAAGCGATCACCACTGCTAAAGCACTACTCAAGGTGGAGGTAACGGCCTAA
- a CDS encoding tyrosine-type recombinase/integrase, which yields MYVPVRAKNEVYRSREHLTLEEVTRLIEAAGERGRHRLRDQTLLLLMFRHGLRAGEAVALRWDAIMFDAGAISIKRLKRGEGGVHRLQEDELKALEQVKERYPESLYVFVSERGAKLSTDAISKIVGRAGQVAKLPLPVHPHMLRHSCGYHLAEQGMPTRDIQAYLGHKNIQHTVRYTAANPRRFDRIQW from the coding sequence ATGTATGTACCTGTTCGCGCCAAAAATGAGGTTTACCGGAGTCGAGAGCATCTGACCCTGGAGGAAGTGACGCGCTTGATTGAAGCAGCGGGTGAGCGGGGGCGTCATCGGTTGCGGGATCAGACGTTATTACTCTTGATGTTTCGCCATGGCCTACGGGCAGGTGAGGCGGTGGCGCTGCGGTGGGATGCCATCATGTTTGACGCTGGGGCCATCAGCATTAAGCGGCTGAAGCGGGGCGAGGGAGGGGTTCATCGGTTGCAGGAGGATGAACTGAAGGCTCTGGAGCAGGTGAAGGAACGATACCCGGAAAGTCTTTATGTATTTGTCAGTGAGCGGGGGGCGAAGCTCAGCACCGATGCGATCTCAAAGATTGTGGGCAGGGCGGGCCAGGTGGCTAAGCTACCCTTGCCCGTTCATCCCCATATGTTGAGACATAGCTGTGGCTACCATCTGGCGGAACAGGGGATGCCCACCCGCGACATCCAGGCATACCTAGGGCACAAGAACATTCAGCACACCGTGAGGTACACAGCGGCGAATCCCAGGCGGTTTGACCGGATTCAGTGGTAG
- the cas5 gene encoding type I-MYXAN CRISPR-associated protein Cas5/Cmx5/DevS: protein MQLYLDCPCTSFPRSFARDYKETYLYPPPSTVYGLLLSLIGEVNMEAHRGVKLALGIIGDDPPISRIVRKQRHHKFSKTHMGTYPTSKFSKPNHQELLTDLRIAVQVDSSEETATIKLADRVEIALATPSQITRFGGLSLGESWAMINGIRLYRETDGTVRWLVRDNRGLISLPIWIDRKTGQGTFQRFSWSDEFQVDCFTKIPTPLKAVLSSQKGKQLRKKT from the coding sequence ATGCAGTTGTACCTCGATTGTCCCTGCACTAGCTTCCCTCGAAGCTTTGCACGGGATTATAAGGAAACCTATCTCTATCCACCACCGTCAACTGTCTATGGGCTGCTGCTTTCGCTAATTGGCGAGGTAAATATGGAAGCCCATCGAGGAGTCAAACTAGCTTTGGGCATCATTGGTGATGATCCGCCCATTTCTCGCATTGTGAGGAAACAGCGTCATCACAAGTTTAGCAAGACTCACATGGGCACCTATCCCACTAGTAAGTTCTCAAAGCCTAACCATCAGGAGCTTCTAACTGACTTGAGAATAGCCGTTCAAGTTGACTCCAGTGAAGAGACAGCAACGATAAAACTAGCAGACCGAGTAGAAATTGCCCTTGCTACTCCATCCCAAATTACTCGTTTTGGAGGTCTGAGCCTAGGCGAATCTTGGGCGATGATCAATGGTATCCGCTTGTATCGAGAAACAGATGGTACAGTTCGCTGGCTAGTGAGAGATAATCGTGGTTTAATTAGCCTTCCTATATGGATTGATCGGAAGACAGGGCAGGGAACCTTTCAACGCTTTAGTTGGAGTGATGAGTTTCAGGTAGATTGTTTCACAAAAATACCTACCCCTTTGAAAGCTGTTTTAAGTTCTCAAAAGGGTAAGCAGCTACGAAAGAAAACCTGA
- the cas3 gene encoding CRISPR-associated helicase Cas3', whose amino-acid sequence MDKPWKSAYGLTGHTSDVVEAVTTLVDELGIGCLQQFGLSQSLEELKATVQLAAFLHDLGKANDHFQAVVRKFKNPMNNPQLMRHEVISVLLAWEMRDWLSTGQGNFYVALAAAGGHHFKLGGEAGKQTDEIGVIRNSGCDQWTRGDLLWLYTTHKHFIGLLKYGQKLCGLNLSLPNNLPTHWTITDLKQKQKTLIREFVEWDTDPVFTAVVKALLVAGDTSGSALPANDVSIRDWIEQQIRYTLTETELQHVVAERLEGNSLRPFQENLGKAEQRVTLARAGCGTGKTLGAYNWAKRHAIGRKLFFCYPTTGTSTEGFLDYVYDKVDSTLVHTRAAVDLEHLDLHSTGDDDDLETKLESFKAWSTKVSICTVDTVLGLLQCNRRPLYCFPAIAQAAFVFDEVHCYDNKLFGALLRFLEVVKAPILLMSASFLPWQLQAIEQAVGAPLDVIHGPKDLETQPRYRFHYADAPNWERVKAEYEAGGKILWVCNQVNTAIDVYQNAKKIGLSPLLYHSRYKYGDRVQHHREVVDRFKTDGPVMAVATQVAEMSLDLSATLLVTQIADPPGLVQRLGRLNRQYCGHALDALFYPDEKVGFPYEQEDLEAGLELVQSFAGEVCQADLASWLEKAATQGQPDRNSVWLDGEWRTYPTSLREAGYTTTVLLERDVPTVEKLPAKLIPRYTVPLVVRNQQTKGWQKCRRYPVAPAESWGYSSEIGAYELARRSV is encoded by the coding sequence ATGGATAAGCCCTGGAAGTCTGCCTATGGGCTAACAGGCCATACCTCTGATGTCGTCGAAGCTGTCACTACACTGGTTGATGAGCTAGGTATTGGTTGCCTGCAACAGTTTGGCTTATCTCAAAGTCTTGAAGAACTAAAGGCGACAGTTCAACTGGCAGCGTTTCTACATGATTTAGGCAAGGCAAATGATCACTTCCAGGCTGTAGTACGCAAGTTTAAGAATCCAATGAATAACCCGCAGTTGATGCGGCATGAAGTGATATCAGTTTTGTTGGCTTGGGAAATGCGGGACTGGCTTTCAACTGGTCAGGGAAATTTTTATGTGGCTCTAGCAGCGGCTGGTGGACACCATTTCAAGCTGGGTGGCGAAGCAGGTAAGCAAACCGATGAGATTGGAGTCATCCGTAACTCTGGCTGTGATCAATGGACAAGGGGCGATCTCCTATGGCTCTACACCACCCATAAACACTTTATCGGGCTACTAAAGTACGGCCAGAAATTATGTGGATTGAACCTATCTTTGCCCAATAACTTACCTACACATTGGACAATCACAGACCTCAAGCAAAAGCAGAAAACACTGATTAGGGAATTTGTCGAATGGGACACTGATCCAGTCTTCACAGCGGTTGTTAAAGCCCTATTGGTGGCAGGAGACACCAGTGGTTCAGCGTTACCCGCAAACGATGTTTCGATTCGTGACTGGATTGAGCAACAAATTCGGTATACCTTGACTGAAACTGAACTACAGCATGTGGTAGCGGAACGATTGGAGGGTAATTCCCTACGTCCTTTTCAGGAGAATTTGGGTAAAGCAGAACAACGAGTGACGCTTGCACGGGCAGGGTGTGGAACAGGGAAAACCCTGGGTGCTTACAATTGGGCCAAACGCCATGCCATCGGGCGCAAGCTATTCTTCTGCTATCCGACGACGGGAACCAGTACCGAAGGCTTTTTAGATTATGTCTACGACAAAGTGGATTCAACGCTGGTCCACACTCGTGCAGCAGTTGACTTGGAGCATTTAGACCTGCACTCAACCGGAGATGATGACGACCTGGAAACCAAACTGGAATCGTTCAAAGCCTGGAGCACTAAGGTCAGTATTTGTACCGTAGATACAGTTTTAGGACTGCTGCAATGTAACCGCCGTCCTCTGTATTGCTTTCCTGCAATTGCCCAAGCAGCCTTTGTATTTGATGAAGTCCACTGCTATGACAACAAGCTTTTTGGGGCACTTTTGCGGTTCCTGGAGGTAGTTAAAGCACCAATCTTACTCATGTCAGCGTCGTTCTTACCCTGGCAGCTACAGGCCATTGAGCAAGCGGTAGGCGCACCCTTAGATGTTATTCACGGGCCAAAGGATCTTGAAACCCAGCCCCGTTACCGCTTTCACTATGCCGATGCACCCAATTGGGAACGGGTGAAGGCTGAATATGAGGCAGGAGGCAAAATTCTGTGGGTTTGTAATCAGGTCAACACAGCTATTGACGTTTACCAAAATGCTAAAAAGATTGGGCTAAGCCCGTTGCTTTATCACAGCCGTTATAAATATGGTGATCGCGTCCAGCACCACCGAGAGGTCGTTGACCGTTTTAAGACTGATGGCCCAGTGATGGCAGTTGCCACCCAGGTAGCTGAGATGTCATTGGATCTGTCTGCAACCTTACTCGTAACTCAAATTGCCGATCCACCAGGCTTAGTGCAGCGCCTGGGTCGATTGAATCGCCAATACTGCGGCCATGCCCTTGATGCCCTGTTCTACCCCGATGAAAAAGTTGGCTTTCCCTACGAGCAAGAAGACTTGGAGGCTGGCCTCGAATTAGTTCAGAGCTTTGCTGGCGAGGTTTGCCAAGCTGATCTGGCATCTTGGCTCGAAAAGGCAGCTACTCAAGGACAACCGGATCGCAACTCGGTTTGGCTCGATGGTGAGTGGCGTACCTACCCAACCTCTTTACGGGAGGCAGGTTACACCACCACCGTTTTACTGGAGCGGGATGTCCCAACCGTTGAAAAATTGCCTGCCAAGCTGATTCCTCGGTACACGGTTCCCTTAGTGGTTAGAAACCAGCAAACCAAAGGCTGGCAAAAATGCAGACGCTATCCGGTAGCCCCTGCGGAGTCATGGGGCTATTCATCAGAAATTGGTGCCTATGAACTAGCAAGGAGATCGGTATGA
- a CDS encoding thermonuclease family protein, producing the protein MKHWQFGLAALLLLGGCTTAVEAPPASVVIIEPSPAVEAPQATEDQALTPEPAAPPVAATTTDPAPAVASLNLPVATVISVGDGDTLRMDYQGQTVTVRFACIDAPETSQTPWGPAAAERLRQLTPRGSTIQFREADTDRYGRMVAEVYAGGQLVNLQMVREGHAVVYTQFLSSCPQTQDLLLQAEAEAQQQRLNFWNQPNPVMPWDYRRGDRSGTAPAPAQAATKDSSPLPNPSGTPSRAPVQGSCECPYDTDSAGRSCGGRSSYSRSGGSEGACYL; encoded by the coding sequence ATGAAACACTGGCAATTTGGTCTAGCAGCCCTGCTGTTGCTGGGGGGCTGTACCACAGCGGTTGAAGCTCCTCCAGCCTCGGTCGTAATCATCGAACCATCCCCCGCCGTCGAGGCACCCCAGGCCACCGAAGACCAGGCGCTTACTCCAGAACCAGCGGCCCCACCAGTAGCAGCCACCACCACCGATCCAGCCCCCGCTGTGGCCAGCCTCAACCTTCCGGTGGCCACCGTTATCTCCGTGGGTGATGGCGACACATTACGCATGGACTACCAGGGCCAGACCGTCACCGTGCGCTTTGCCTGTATCGACGCCCCTGAAACATCCCAAACCCCTTGGGGGCCAGCCGCCGCCGAACGCCTCCGACAACTTACCCCTAGGGGTTCTACCATTCAGTTTAGAGAAGCCGATACCGACCGCTACGGGCGCATGGTGGCGGAAGTCTACGCCGGGGGCCAACTCGTCAACCTCCAGATGGTGAGGGAAGGTCATGCCGTGGTCTATACCCAATTCCTCAGCAGTTGTCCCCAGACCCAAGACCTACTGCTTCAGGCCGAAGCTGAAGCCCAACAGCAGCGCCTCAACTTTTGGAATCAGCCTAACCCCGTGATGCCGTGGGACTATCGCCGGGGAGATCGATCTGGTACAGCCCCCGCCCCCGCCCAAGCAGCCACCAAGGACAGCAGCCCGCTCCCCAACCCCAGCGGCACCCCTAGCCGTGCCCCAGTGCAGGGAAGTTGTGAATGTCCCTACGACACCGACTCAGCAGGGCGCTCCTGTGGGGGACGGTCGAGCTATAGCCGTTCTGGGGGGAGTGAGGGGGCTTGTTATTTGTAG
- a CDS encoding competence protein CoiA family protein, whose product MKKDILYSLGQAPSGELVHIADAEPNRSYLCPSCQQPFVQHRGSRKRPHFAHKVLSPNCTPETALHHGFKTLLFEKIQRHLVEGKPLPIAWDCPKCEGSHAGNLLKKAVSVAVEHSLGERQPDITLFDEHQRPVAAIEVVVSHAPEEEALAFYDANRIAVVTFKLTSDQDIHQLDADGLKPDTVSVCPNPRCSRCGEPMPKKRLLIIEGKCWKCNAPMKVAAIQGDMGYEPDFSPSDAKLAAQHGVFMKTQYSKIIRESYIANTCRRCNKFVGGHYLFTEYVATDYPRLELDAGYYCPDCQI is encoded by the coding sequence ATGAAAAAGGACATTCTCTATTCTCTGGGGCAAGCGCCGAGTGGTGAACTGGTTCACATTGCAGACGCCGAACCTAATCGTTCCTACCTGTGTCCATCTTGCCAGCAGCCGTTTGTCCAGCACCGGGGTTCTCGCAAGCGGCCTCACTTTGCCCATAAAGTGCTATCGCCCAACTGCACTCCCGAAACAGCGCTACACCACGGCTTTAAGACCTTGCTCTTTGAGAAAATCCAACGTCATTTGGTTGAAGGAAAACCGTTGCCGATAGCGTGGGACTGTCCAAAGTGCGAGGGTTCTCATGCAGGGAATTTGCTCAAGAAAGCGGTATCGGTAGCCGTGGAGCATAGCCTAGGCGAACGACAGCCGGACATCACGCTATTTGATGAACATCAGCGGCCTGTTGCAGCGATTGAGGTGGTTGTGAGCCATGCGCCAGAGGAAGAAGCCCTAGCCTTCTATGATGCCAATCGTATTGCGGTAGTCACGTTTAAGCTGACCTCAGACCAAGATATCCACCAGTTGGACGCCGATGGCCTAAAGCCCGATACCGTCAGTGTTTGCCCTAACCCTCGGTGTTCTAGGTGTGGTGAACCTATGCCTAAGAAACGACTGCTGATTATTGAGGGCAAATGTTGGAAATGTAATGCCCCCATGAAAGTAGCGGCTATCCAGGGCGATATGGGCTATGAACCAGACTTTAGCCCCAGTGATGCCAAGTTAGCGGCCCAGCATGGCGTCTTCATGAAAACGCAGTACAGCAAGATAATTAGAGAATCCTACATTGCTAACACCTGTCGTCGATGTAACAAGTTTGTTGGTGGGCATTATCTGTTCACTGAATATGTTGCGACAGACTACCCGCGCCTAGAGCTAGATGCGGGTTACTACTGTCCTGATTGCCAGATCTAA
- the cas8a1 gene encoding type I-MYXAN CRISPR-associated Cas8a1/Cmx1 produces the protein MTELTLSIFDPNTLLPHRAGIAGLGLALSAIDSTDAPLQWEVTEDVVTLSWEGKDIDAIQWLLAQTYRSDEGYLEAPALNLDEQGRYIFSEGVMNSFLQHSKQRSREKQAVPLNFTVDDDQPEIRIDYRPVVDCYYTRGIQDAFNSKGMFKKEIPLKGHHLPGLVECFVNGAYVESPTGFLALLFLPLACGYYQLTGYRSALVIPEIRNINEWVKLRRKMPGRTYKSFRSSSAGESALNFLLREKLADDSSLFRIDYCEVYRLGSQPWDGNQSYLKQAVHRVQINDQILGLYEVASRLLPPRVQLKKDGNGTWLAESKVLAWISDNLIVNKSWYDGFFEFRKANSIFPDDRRGLVVMTEHLSADEKVLFEAVQGAFSTYLREQILQAQKQGRPLDYGQVTDKVIYRLQRPGTQQQFTTALVKFLSDFRSGAALGNGLQIFARLNQPGNWKTARDLALLAIATYQSKTKEEKKLLEENSTEETANVL, from the coding sequence TTGACTGAACTGACACTCTCCATTTTTGACCCCAACACACTACTACCGCATCGAGCCGGAATCGCTGGGTTAGGGCTTGCACTATCAGCTATCGATTCTACCGATGCTCCTTTACAGTGGGAGGTTACAGAAGATGTTGTAACCCTATCCTGGGAGGGCAAAGACATAGATGCTATTCAATGGCTCTTAGCACAGACCTATCGTTCTGATGAAGGCTATTTAGAAGCACCCGCACTGAATCTAGATGAGCAGGGGCGCTACATCTTTAGTGAAGGGGTGATGAACTCATTCTTGCAGCACAGCAAGCAGCGCAGTCGTGAAAAGCAAGCTGTACCCCTGAACTTTACCGTTGACGATGATCAGCCTGAAATTCGGATTGATTATCGTCCAGTAGTGGATTGCTACTACACCCGTGGTATTCAAGATGCTTTTAATAGCAAGGGAATGTTCAAAAAGGAAATTCCTTTGAAAGGGCATCACCTTCCTGGATTGGTTGAGTGTTTTGTTAACGGAGCTTATGTTGAATCTCCCACAGGCTTTTTAGCTTTACTATTTTTGCCGCTTGCTTGCGGCTATTATCAATTAACTGGCTATCGCTCAGCATTGGTTATTCCTGAAATTCGCAATATCAACGAATGGGTTAAGTTACGCCGCAAGATGCCGGGACGCACCTATAAAAGCTTCCGCTCTAGCAGTGCAGGGGAATCAGCCCTAAATTTCCTGTTGCGAGAGAAGTTAGCAGATGACTCAAGTTTGTTTCGTATCGATTATTGCGAGGTATACCGTCTAGGTAGCCAGCCTTGGGATGGTAATCAATCCTATCTCAAGCAAGCTGTACACCGAGTACAGATCAATGATCAGATTTTAGGACTGTATGAGGTTGCTTCTAGGCTCTTACCTCCCAGAGTACAGCTTAAAAAGGATGGTAACGGGACATGGTTAGCAGAGTCCAAAGTTTTAGCCTGGATTAGTGACAACTTAATCGTCAACAAGTCATGGTATGACGGATTTTTCGAGTTTCGCAAGGCAAATTCTATTTTTCCAGATGATCGCAGGGGATTAGTTGTAATGACTGAACATCTAAGCGCAGATGAGAAAGTACTCTTTGAGGCTGTTCAAGGTGCCTTTAGCACTTACTTACGAGAGCAGATTTTGCAAGCACAGAAACAAGGCAGACCTTTAGACTACGGACAAGTTACCGATAAGGTTATTTATCGGCTACAGCGACCTGGAACACAGCAACAGTTCACGACTGCATTGGTGAAATTCTTAAGTGATTTTCGGAGTGGAGCAGCACTGGGTAATGGCTTACAAATCTTTGCAAGGCTAAATCAACCGGGAAACTGGAAAACTGCTAGAGATTTAGCCTTGCTTGCAATCGCAACCTATCAAAGTAAAACCAAGGAGGAAAAAAAGCTACTAGAGGAAAACTCTACTGAAGAAACAGCTAACGTCCTTTAA
- a CDS encoding type I-MYXAN CRISPR-associated endonuclease Cas4/Cas1, whose translation MTITSTEALVESQETIRVNALHALNYCPRLYYLEEVEQLYTQDASVFAGRRLHVELEKDEDGDWQQFVLESEKLGLRGKVDALRTRGGQTIPYEHKRGRCYRDSNNKPQAWESDRIQVLAYALLIEAELGIIVPEGRVRYHADNVLVHVPLDDQGRQDVLNCIDKARQLRMSSERPPVATNERLCGRCSLSPVCLPEETRLAQGTTEQVVRLFPEDDERQVIHVTEAGTRIGKSGDQFKITKRDGQVVTLPSRQVSQLVVHSFAQLSTQAIYFCAEQEVGVHFISGGGRYLGSLDTRQGSIQRRIQQYKALTDSEQCLKLAKQLVECRGQSQRKFLMRGQRNADEHREALEQTIAQMQRTLKGVSTAQSTASLLGLEGNLAALYFGALPHLISDNVALGMKFSGRNRRPPKDRFNALLSFGYSMLLKDVMNAILTVGLEPALGFYHQPRTQAPPLALDLMEIFRVPLVDMPVMASVNRNQWDVDEDFNVQRDQVWLSDAGRRKFISLYERRKEEQWKHPVTQYSLTYRRLIELEVRLLEKEWMGEGGLFAQLVVR comes from the coding sequence ATGACTATCACTTCCACTGAGGCTTTGGTAGAGTCTCAAGAAACAATTCGTGTTAATGCGCTCCATGCACTGAATTATTGCCCACGGCTTTACTACCTTGAAGAAGTTGAACAACTCTATACCCAGGATGCTTCTGTCTTTGCGGGGCGGCGGCTTCATGTGGAGCTTGAGAAAGATGAAGATGGCGACTGGCAACAGTTTGTTCTGGAGAGCGAGAAACTAGGGTTACGCGGCAAAGTTGACGCTCTCCGTACCCGTGGGGGCCAAACAATTCCCTACGAGCATAAGCGAGGCCGCTGCTACCGAGACAGCAACAATAAGCCCCAAGCCTGGGAGAGTGATCGCATTCAAGTCTTGGCCTATGCCTTGCTCATTGAGGCTGAGTTGGGAATTATCGTGCCAGAGGGGCGGGTTCGCTACCATGCTGATAATGTCCTAGTTCATGTGCCCCTCGACGACCAGGGACGACAGGACGTGCTCAACTGCATTGATAAGGCTAGACAACTACGGATGTCCTCAGAGCGGCCTCCAGTAGCCACCAACGAGCGTCTATGTGGCCGATGTTCTCTCTCCCCAGTTTGTCTACCTGAAGAGACTCGGTTGGCCCAGGGGACTACAGAGCAGGTGGTGCGGCTGTTTCCTGAAGACGATGAGCGCCAGGTCATTCATGTGACTGAGGCAGGGACTCGAATCGGCAAAAGCGGCGACCAGTTCAAAATCACGAAGCGGGATGGCCAGGTGGTGACGCTTCCTTCCCGGCAGGTGAGCCAATTGGTGGTCCACAGCTTTGCTCAGTTATCTACCCAGGCGATTTACTTCTGTGCTGAGCAGGAGGTGGGGGTTCATTTCATCTCTGGGGGTGGACGCTACCTAGGTAGTTTGGATACTCGTCAGGGCAGCATCCAGCGCCGCATTCAGCAGTACAAGGCTCTAACGGACTCTGAGCAATGCCTCAAGCTCGCTAAGCAGCTTGTGGAGTGCCGTGGCCAAAGCCAGCGTAAGTTTCTGATGCGGGGCCAGCGCAACGCTGATGAGCACAGGGAAGCCCTGGAGCAGACGATTGCTCAGATGCAAAGGACACTGAAGGGGGTATCTACGGCCCAATCTACGGCATCTCTCCTGGGACTGGAGGGCAATTTGGCCGCCCTCTACTTTGGAGCTCTCCCCCACCTCATCTCAGATAATGTGGCCCTAGGGATGAAGTTCTCTGGACGCAATCGACGGCCACCCAAGGATCGTTTTAACGCTCTGCTGAGCTTTGGCTACTCTATGCTGCTGAAGGATGTGATGAATGCCATTCTCACCGTTGGTCTGGAGCCAGCCCTAGGGTTCTATCACCAACCCCGCACCCAAGCTCCACCCTTGGCCCTCGACCTAATGGAGATTTTTCGGGTGCCCCTGGTGGATATGCCCGTCATGGCCTCTGTAAATCGCAACCAGTGGGATGTGGATGAAGATTTCAACGTGCAGCGGGATCAAGTATGGCTAAGTGATGCAGGTCGCCGCAAGTTCATTAGCCTGTACGAACGCCGCAAGGAAGAGCAATGGAAACATCCGGTTACACAATATTCCCTCACCTATCGCCGCCTCATTGAACTGGAGGTAAGGCTACTGGAGAAGGAGTGGATGGGTGAGGGTGGTTTGTTCGCTCAGTTGGTAGTGAGGTAG